Proteins co-encoded in one Flavivirga eckloniae genomic window:
- a CDS encoding SRPBCC family protein, which translates to MKIKGAIEIDKSRDEVVKYFADPKYLGEYQDGFVKKELVSGVQGEKGAVSKMYYRQGKRDMELTEAITNNQLPDLFESNYHHKHMDNTMKCEFIVLDDNRTRYEYEFEYTRINWFMPKMMAILFPSMYKKPAQKWMIQFKEFVENQ; encoded by the coding sequence ATGAAAATAAAAGGGGCAATAGAAATTGATAAATCGAGAGATGAAGTTGTAAAATACTTTGCCGATCCAAAATATCTTGGGGAGTATCAAGATGGATTTGTTAAAAAAGAACTGGTAAGCGGAGTACAAGGTGAGAAAGGAGCTGTGTCTAAGATGTACTATAGACAAGGAAAACGAGATATGGAATTAACCGAAGCCATAACGAATAATCAATTACCAGATTTGTTTGAATCAAACTATCATCATAAGCACATGGACAATACAATGAAATGTGAATTTATAGTATTAGATGATAATCGCACGAGGTATGAGTACGAATTTGAGTATACTCGAATAAATTGGTTTATGCCAAAAATGATGGCGATTTTATTTCCAAGTATGTATAAAAAGCCAGCCCAAAAATGGATGATACAATTTAAAGAATTCGTCGAAAACCAATAA
- a CDS encoding DUF2721 domain-containing protein, which yields MDELTLTTPALLFSAISLIMLAYTNRFLAYAAIIRNLHDKYQKEKDSVLMAQIKNIKHRLYLTRSMQIFGITSLLFCVLTMFLIYIQQHTIAVWVFGLALILLIFSLAFLIWEIQISVKALEHHINDIENR from the coding sequence ATGGATGAACTAACCTTAACAACTCCTGCTCTATTATTTTCGGCAATATCTTTAATTATGCTGGCTTACACCAATAGATTTTTGGCTTATGCAGCTATAATACGAAACTTGCACGATAAGTATCAAAAGGAAAAGGATTCCGTTTTAATGGCTCAAATAAAAAATATAAAACACCGCTTATATTTAACCCGCTCTATGCAAATTTTTGGGATTACCAGTTTGTTATTTTGTGTACTTACCATGTTTTTAATTTACATACAACAACATACTATTGCGGTTTGGGTATTTGGTTTAGCTCTTATTTTATTAATATTTTCTTTGGCTTTTTTAATTTGGGAAATTCAAATTTCAGTAAAAGCTTTAGAGCATCATATTAATGATATTGAGAACAGATAA
- a CDS encoding Type 1 glutamine amidotransferase-like domain-containing protein translates to MKYYLSSYKFGNKIEELKKLIPDNNRIGHINNSRDWVGSDLERANKHQNEEIEFLNGIGFKAEPLDLKMYFHKKDDLRNKLNSLGALWVSGGNTFVLRMAMKLSGFDEIFKELKNKTDFLYGGYSAGICILSDSLKSIENVDDPNNFPYEEIDKPIYEGLGIYNYSFMPHYDSDHFESEAIGKEIQRCIDNKWLFKALRDGDVIIEE, encoded by the coding sequence ATGAAATACTACTTATCGTCATACAAATTCGGAAATAAAATTGAAGAATTAAAAAAACTAATTCCTGATAATAATAGAATCGGTCATATAAATAATTCGAGAGATTGGGTTGGCTCAGACCTTGAAAGAGCGAACAAACATCAAAATGAAGAAATTGAATTTCTGAATGGGATTGGATTCAAAGCTGAACCTTTAGATTTGAAAATGTATTTTCATAAAAAAGATGACCTAAGAAATAAACTCAATTCCTTGGGAGCATTATGGGTTAGTGGAGGAAATACCTTTGTACTAAGGATGGCGATGAAATTAAGTGGATTCGATGAGATATTTAAAGAATTAAAAAATAAGACTGATTTTCTTTATGGAGGATATAGTGCTGGAATTTGTATTCTCTCAGATTCTTTAAAATCAATTGAAAATGTAGACGACCCTAATAATTTTCCCTACGAAGAAATCGACAAACCAATTTATGAGGGATTAGGAATTTATAATTACTCATTTATGCCTCATTATGATTCTGATCATTTTGAGTCGGAAGCAATAGGCAAGGAAATTCAAAGATGTATAGATAACAAATGGCTTTTTAAAGCTTTAAGAGATGGAGATGTAATAATTGAAGAATAA